A genomic stretch from Glaciecola nitratireducens FR1064 includes:
- the ruvA gene encoding Holliday junction branch migration protein RuvA translates to MIGRIKGTLIDKTPPDVLVDVNGVGYEIQLPMTSFYQLPNIGEVATIYTHFIVREDAQLLFGFSDTSERALFRELIKANGVGPKLACTILSGMSAQDFVQCVIHEDISNLVKLPGVGKKTAERLVVELKDKLEKLSRSDVHFDSSAPSLPNSQIQRPSLRGDAHAKNEALSALLALGYKPMQAEKVIKQVYVEGMTSEQAIRESLRAMS, encoded by the coding sequence ATGATCGGCAGAATAAAAGGTACGTTAATTGACAAAACTCCCCCAGATGTCTTAGTTGACGTTAACGGCGTGGGCTATGAAATTCAATTGCCGATGACCAGTTTTTATCAGCTTCCCAACATAGGTGAAGTGGCAACTATTTATACTCACTTTATTGTGCGCGAAGATGCGCAATTATTGTTCGGCTTTTCAGATACCTCAGAGCGAGCCTTGTTTCGAGAACTCATTAAAGCCAATGGCGTGGGCCCGAAGCTCGCATGCACAATTTTGTCTGGCATGTCGGCACAAGATTTTGTGCAGTGTGTCATTCACGAAGATATTTCAAATCTGGTCAAGCTTCCTGGCGTCGGAAAGAAAACTGCTGAGCGTCTAGTGGTAGAATTAAAAGATAAGTTAGAAAAACTATCTCGTTCTGACGTGCACTTTGATAGTTCAGCGCCAAGCTTGCCGAATAGCCAAATTCAGCGACCGAGCTTACGTGGCGATGCGCATGCTAAAAATGAAGCCTTAAGTGCGCTACTCGCACTCGGTTATAAACCCATGCAGGCCGAAAAAGTCATCAAGCAAGTTTATGTTGAAGGAATGACAAGTGAGCAGGCTATCCGAGAGTCACTCAGAGCAATGAGTTAA